From Pleurocapsa sp. PCC 7319:
GATTAGCGATCGCTTTTAATTCGGCAATCATTTGTTGACTGACGTTTTGCCATAATCCCCGTTGATGAGCCTCTAGTAGTCTTTCCGACATATCCCGCAATGCCCAAGGATTTTTCGTTTGGACAAATTGCTGTACTTGTTCGTCAAAGATATAGGCTTGGGCAACTCCTTCATACATATGATCGGCGACGCAATTTGCCGTAGCATCGTAGGCGAATAAGTAATCTACTGTTGCAGCCATTTCAAATGCACCTTTATAACCATGACGCATAACACCTTTAATCCACTTGGGATTAATGACTCGCGATCGATATACTCTCGCTATTTCTTCCGTTAGCTTTCGTACTTTAGGATTACTTGGTTGAGAATTATCTCCAAAATAAACTTCAGGGTTTTTTCCTGTTAGGCTACGTACTGCAGCAGTCATACCACCTTGGAATTGGTAGTAATCGTCAGAGTCGAGTAAGTCATGTTCGCGGTTATCTTGATTGTGCAGTACTATCTGCAACTGTCTTAAGCGACGTTGAAAAGATTCAGGGACAGCATAACCTTGACCTGTACCATCATAAGCATAGGAACTCCAATTAAGATATGCTCTTGCTAAATCCTCATCACTCTGCCAATTTTGAGCTTCAATCAAACCTTGCATTCCTGCACCATATGCACCAGGTTTAGATCCAAACACTCGATAACTGGCTCTTTGTTGCGCTGTTTCTCGATCTAATCCTCGCTTTTCCCATAACTGCTGTTCTCTTTGCACTTCCGCAGCTAAAGGATTAACTTCGGAAGTTTCTGGCAAGCTGGCAACTGTTTGAGTTATTTTATTTAACAAATTAATGATGTTGAGAAAAGAGTCTCGGAAAAAGCCTGATATCCTCACTGTTACATCTACACGGGGGCGATTCAATAAAGAGATCGGTAACACTTCAAAGTCAACTACCCTACGGGACATTCCATCCCACACTGGTCTTGCTCCCATTAACGCCATCACTTGAGCAATATCATCACCACCAGTACGCATGGTTGATGTTCCCCAAATAGAAATAGCTAAAGATTGAGGATACTCACCGTTTTCTTGAGTATAACGTTCAATTAAAGTTTCTGCTGCCTTACTACCCACTTCCCAAGCGGTTTCTGTGGGAATACCTCTAATATCTACTGAATAAAAGTTACGTCCTGTGGGCAATACTTCTGGTCTACCTCTAGTTGGTGCGCCTGATGCCCCACTGGGTATATATTTACCGTCTAAAGCCTGGAGTAAATTAGTAATTTCGCGATCGCTTTTGATTAAATTTGGTAGTAGGGTTTCTTCGATCCACTGGAGTTGTATTTGGGTTAATGGTAAATGATTGATGGTAGATGGTTGATTGCTGAGGAGATTATCTACCAATTTCATCGCAATTTCTTCGAGGATGGCAATTGCATCTCCTTTATTTCTGGCTTGCTTAAATTGCTGTACATAATTATTTTTCCAACTTTTCAGATCCAGAAAGGGCTGTTCGCGTTCGCGTAGCGTCTCCGAAGGAGATACAGCCCCTACCTCAAATTCGCCGTCTGCACCTAATAATGGATCAAAATCTAAATCAAAATCTTTAGCCAAAGCCTGGGTCAGACCAATACGACCATAACTGGGCGATCGCGCGATCGCAATTATTAAATCTCGCAGTTGTTCTCCTTGGGGACATTGACCAAAGATATGTAAACCATCGCGTATTTGGGCTTCTTTGAGTTCGCAAAGATAACCATCGGCAACGGAAAGGAATTGAGCCAATGTTTGAGTATCCGTGGGATTGATACCCAGATCCCGATCTAACTTTTCTTGCTGAACTAATTTGGTAATGCGATCGCTAATAATATCCAGTCGAGTCGGATCTAAACTTTGGGCTTCGTAATATTCATCAATCAAGGCTTCTAATTTTTCTAAACCGCCATACAATTCTGCACGGGTTAGAGGTGGAGTGAGATGATCGATAATTACGGCTTGCGATCGCCTTTTTGCCTGAGAACCTTCCCCAGGATCGTTAACAATAAAAGGATAGATATTGGGAATAGTTTGTAGCGCAACTTCAGGATAACAATTAGCTGATAAAGCCAAACTCTTGCCTGGGAGCCATTCTAAATTGCCGTGCTTTCCGACATGGACGATCGCCTGTACCTGGAAACAACTTCTCAGCCAATGGTAATAGGCTAAATATTCATGGGTCGGTTCTAGATCGGGTGCATGATAATTTAAACTCGGATCGCGATCATATCCTCGTGATGGCTGAATCCCAACAAAGACATTACCTAACTGAATACCTGGAATCTGTATGGATATTTGGTTGAATACCGCTAATCCCTGTAAGGGCGAATCGCGATTCGCCCCTACCCCCCATCTTTCAGTTATTTCTTGTTGAATTGTTTCAGGTAATGTCTGCCAATACTTTTGATATTCATCTAAAGGTAAACTTTGATAACTGGGACGAGTATTGCAACTTTCAGGATCATTGGTAATTCCTGTAGTCAGCCGTTGAATTAATTCATCTCCTGTAGTGGGAATATCAGTAACTGTATATCCTGACTGCTGTAAAGCTTGAAGAATTTTGATACAGCTTGCGGGAGTATCTAAACCAACTCCATTGGCAATTCTGCCGTCTTTATTGGGGTAGTTAGCTAAAATTAAGGCTACTTTACGATCTTCTGGAGGTGTATTTGCTAAGTTAATCCAATTAGCTGCGGAGTCGGCGACAAAATCTAGGCGATCGCTTTGGGGCTGATAAACAACTACATTGGTTTCTAGCTTTTCATTCCAAGTTTGTACCGATTTAAAGGAAATAGCACGAGTAATAATTCTGCCATCTACTTCGGGCAAAGCTACATTCATTGCTACATCTCTGGGCATTAATCCTTGTAGACTAGATTCCCATTGTTCTTGAGTACTACTACTCAAAATCACCTGTAAGACGGGAATATTTAATTGTTGCCAAAACTTAAGCTGAGATGATTCGCCAATTTTTGCTAGAGAAAAACTGGTGGTATTGAGCAGTACTCTAATCGAGTTTTTTTGAAGTAAAGCTAACAGTTGTTGCTGTATTTCTATATTTCTTAATGAAGAGATAAATATCGGTAGTGGTTGGAGATTCTTGGCTACTATGGTTTGGCATAAAAGATCAATTGGTCGAGTATTACCCGCTAAATAATGAGAACGATAAAAAAGTATTCCACAACAGTTTTCAATTGGAGACGTAAATGTATAATTGTGATTAATATTTTTCTCCCTACTATCCAAATTAGTACGAATACTATTTGCTTCTGAATCTTGCCATTGATAAACATCTATTTCTAGAATAGATTTTGGGGCGGCTGGTTGGTATTTTGTTTGTAAACAAGTATCACTAATAAAGCGAAAAGCATTAGCAAAGTTTTCG
This genomic window contains:
- the cobN gene encoding cobaltochelatase subunit CobN, whose amino-acid sequence is MHKLAALPGGWNPNTEGVIFIEQSPAPIVFLTYADTDIQTIAAAQLLLGNNFPEIRVVNLLNLQQQLSIDTYLETVLSKAQIIVLRLLGGSAYWSYGLERIKETIESNGAALFVLPGDTAPDLDLISHSTVSLAAVNQLWRYLIEGGSENFANAFRFISDTCLQTKYQPAAPKSILEIDVYQWQDSEANSIRTNLDSREKNINHNYTFTSPIENCCGILFYRSHYLAGNTRPIDLLCQTIVAKNLQPLPIFISSLRNIEIQQQLLALLQKNSIRVLLNTTSFSLAKIGESSQLKFWQQLNIPVLQVILSSSTQEQWESSLQGLMPRDVAMNVALPEVDGRIITRAISFKSVQTWNEKLETNVVVYQPQSDRLDFVADSAANWINLANTPPEDRKVALILANYPNKDGRIANGVGLDTPASCIKILQALQQSGYTVTDIPTTGDELIQRLTTGITNDPESCNTRPSYQSLPLDEYQKYWQTLPETIQQEITERWGVGANRDSPLQGLAVFNQISIQIPGIQLGNVFVGIQPSRGYDRDPSLNYHAPDLEPTHEYLAYYHWLRSCFQVQAIVHVGKHGNLEWLPGKSLALSANCYPEVALQTIPNIYPFIVNDPGEGSQAKRRSQAVIIDHLTPPLTRAELYGGLEKLEALIDEYYEAQSLDPTRLDIISDRITKLVQQEKLDRDLGINPTDTQTLAQFLSVADGYLCELKEAQIRDGLHIFGQCPQGEQLRDLIIAIARSPSYGRIGLTQALAKDFDLDFDPLLGADGEFEVGAVSPSETLREREQPFLDLKSWKNNYVQQFKQARNKGDAIAILEEIAMKLVDNLLSNQPSTINHLPLTQIQLQWIEETLLPNLIKSDREITNLLQALDGKYIPSGASGAPTRGRPEVLPTGRNFYSVDIRGIPTETAWEVGSKAAETLIERYTQENGEYPQSLAISIWGTSTMRTGGDDIAQVMALMGARPVWDGMSRRVVDFEVLPISLLNRPRVDVTVRISGFFRDSFLNIINLLNKITQTVASLPETSEVNPLAAEVQREQQLWEKRGLDRETAQQRASYRVFGSKPGAYGAGMQGLIEAQNWQSDEDLARAYLNWSSYAYDGTGQGYAVPESFQRRLRQLQIVLHNQDNREHDLLDSDDYYQFQGGMTAAVRSLTGKNPEVYFGDNSQPSNPKVRKLTEEIARVYRSRVINPKWIKGVMRHGYKGAFEMAATVDYLFAYDATANCVADHMYEGVAQAYIFDEQVQQFVQTKNPWALRDMSERLLEAHQRGLWQNVSQQMIAELKAIANQAEGVIEEI